The window CCAAAGTGGATGGCAAGAACGTCATCGTTCTCTGCTCAAACAACTATCTTGGACTCGCGAACCACCCCAAGCTAAAGCAAGCCGCAATTGCCGCGACAAGAAAGTATGGAGCGGGGAGCGGGTCGGTGCGAGTCATCGCCGGAACGATGAACCTGCATGTTAGGCTGGAGAAGGAATTAGCGGATTACAGGGGAACCGAGTCTTCGATTACTTTCCAGTCTGGCTACGCCACGAACCTTGGAACGATAATGTCTTTGGTCGATGAACGTGACCTCATAATAAGCGATGAGCTGAACCATGGTAGCATAATCGACGGTTGTCGTCTGACGAAGGCGGAGAGGCGGGTCTACAAGCACAAGGACATGGGCGACCTTGAGAAACAGCTCAATGGGACAGAACGTTTCCGTAGAATCCTAATCATAACAGATGGGGTCTTTAGCATGGACGGAGACATCGCTCCGTTGAAGGATATCGTCCAGCTCGCCCGGGAGCACAGCGCGATAACGTATGTGGACGATGCTCACGGGGACGGGGTCTTAGGCAAAGATGGCAGGGGAGTTACCAACCACTTCCACCTGGAGGGAAAGGTGGATGTTGACATGGGAACTTTCTCGAAGGCTTTCGGCTGCGTCGGAGGATACGTGGTCGGGTCGAAAGATCTCTGCACGTATTTTC is drawn from Candidatus Bathyarchaeia archaeon and contains these coding sequences:
- a CDS encoding glycine C-acetyltransferase, yielding MSQESGFQRASLLDALREELRGLDQQDFLWRVRTLQSPSAPHAKVDGKNVIVLCSNNYLGLANHPKLKQAAIAATRKYGAGSGSVRVIAGTMNLHVRLEKELADYRGTESSITFQSGYATNLGTIMSLVDERDLIISDELNHGSIIDGCRLTKAERRVYKHKDMGDLEKQLNGTERFRRILIITDGVFSMDGDIAPLKDIVQLAREHSAITYVDDAHGDGVLGKDGRGVTNHFHLEGKVDVDMGTFSKAFGCVGGYVVGSKDLCTYFQNKVRSYLLSGSQPPAVAGACIAALQIVQEQPSLLSKLWANTLYFKNGLKDIGFDTGNSETPITPVIAGDAGKARELAENLFKLGIFVLPIVYPMVAKDKARVRTIVTSAHTRKDLDLALVAFRKAGRQLALI